Genomic DNA from Prunus persica cultivar Lovell chromosome G1, Prunus_persica_NCBIv2, whole genome shotgun sequence:
AGATTTTTCACTGTTGATAGCTAAAGGTTTATTGCATTAGCTGTTTGGTTTGTAGTGAACACCTTGTCCACAAgaattgtaattattttggtcCACCAAACTAAGTTTCctctcaaataaaaaaatcaaaagctcatatttcagataatatACTGCAGTCTGTAACTAAACAGTTTTGTGCACGTTTTCTGTTTGGATTTCCCACATTTTAATGCCTTTATTGGGATAATTTATAATGACAAAACACAATTGTAAACCTAAACCATAATTTTGAACTTTCTGAAAGTTAGGTGCTAACCAAGATCACCGCCGCGTTTGGCAGAGCTACAATCAGAGTAGCGAGAGGCGAGGTCATCAAACTTGGCCTTGCCGGAAATGATGTCATCATGGAGGGCCTTCAGTTGAGAGACTGCAGAGTCTCGGGTGGTGTTCTTGATGATGGCACCTTCTGGATCCTTCCATGAGGCCTTTCTTCTGGAACCTTGGTGCTTGATCAGTATGTGGGATGCCCTCACCTGATTCCCCGCCGACGAGGacatttttgtctttttgctcTTGTTGGTGGCTTGACTTTTCTCTT
This window encodes:
- the LOC18793642 gene encoding peptidyl-prolyl cis-trans isomerase Pin1; translated protein: MSSSAGNQVRASHILIKHQGSRRKASWKDPEGAIIKNTTRDSAVSQLKALHDDIISGKAKFDDLASRYSDCSSAKRGGDLGPFGKGQMQKPFEEATFALKVGEMSDIVDTDSGVHIIMRTG